The Desmonostoc muscorum LEGE 12446 genome includes a region encoding these proteins:
- a CDS encoding GNAT family N-acetyltransferase, with product MEVFLANINHLESLSILFDEYRVFYNQVSDIEAAKEFLKERFKNNDSVVFAANENGEIIGFTQLYPSFSSVSMKRVWILNDLYVKESHRQKGVATLLMSAAQEYAKKSGAVRVILATHISNTNAQKLYKSQGYIKDQEFYHYALPLQ from the coding sequence ATGGAAGTTTTTTTAGCTAATATTAATCATCTTGAAAGTCTGTCGATACTGTTTGATGAATACCGCGTTTTTTATAATCAGGTATCAGATATTGAAGCTGCCAAAGAGTTTCTCAAAGAACGTTTTAAGAATAATGATTCAGTAGTGTTTGCAGCTAATGAAAATGGAGAAATAATTGGGTTTACTCAGCTTTATCCGAGTTTTTCTTCAGTGTCGATGAAGCGAGTATGGATATTGAACGATTTGTATGTGAAAGAGTCGCATCGCCAGAAGGGAGTTGCAACGTTATTGATGAGTGCTGCACAAGAATATGCCAAAAAGAGTGGGGCAGTTCGAGTAATATTAGCGACTCATATTTCTAACACAAATGCCCAAAAGCTTTATAAATCACAAGGATATATCAAGGATCAAGAGTTTTATCATTACGCTTTACCATTACAGTAA
- a CDS encoding sulfonate ABC transporter substrate-binding protein — MITAFKQPRVKIFQRFSLFVLPGLLTISTTLVSCSVETPKGENKTTGVQAKVVRMGYQSSGDIVRLKGLVEKRLQPLGVSVEWAQFAAGPQLMEAMNVGRVDIGSVGETPPIFAQAAGTSLVYVASNKPSTGKGSGIVVQNNSPIRTLADLKGKKIVFQKGSASHYLLIKALEEGGLKYSDIQALSLPPSEARDAFIQGKIDAWVTWDPYLAVAEKKANARVLRDASGISTQGGYYMAARKFATENPKLVRLILEEVDNTGQWADKNRAEAVKLIAPHLKIDQDILTTMVERRNYGLRPITPQIMENQQKIADLFAQEKIIPKSINIQEAMLTTEQYAAITPETISQK; from the coding sequence ATGATTACCGCCTTCAAACAACCAAGAGTAAAAATTTTTCAACGGTTTTCCCTATTCGTCTTACCTGGATTATTAACAATCTCAACAACCTTAGTTAGTTGCTCAGTGGAAACCCCAAAAGGAGAAAATAAAACTACTGGTGTTCAAGCTAAAGTTGTTCGCATGGGATATCAAAGTTCTGGGGATATTGTCAGACTCAAAGGATTAGTTGAAAAGCGTTTACAACCTTTAGGTGTTTCCGTAGAATGGGCGCAATTTGCCGCCGGTCCACAACTGATGGAAGCGATGAATGTGGGTAGAGTTGATATTGGTTCTGTAGGCGAAACTCCTCCAATATTTGCTCAAGCTGCTGGTACATCTTTAGTTTACGTTGCTAGTAACAAACCCAGCACTGGTAAAGGAAGCGGCATTGTAGTTCAAAATAATTCTCCGATTCGGACTTTAGCCGACCTCAAAGGTAAAAAAATAGTTTTTCAAAAAGGTTCTGCCTCACATTATTTATTAATCAAAGCTTTAGAAGAAGGTGGTTTAAAATATAGTGATATTCAAGCCTTGAGTCTACCTCCTTCGGAAGCTCGTGATGCATTTATTCAAGGAAAAATTGACGCCTGGGTAACTTGGGACCCTTATTTAGCAGTGGCAGAAAAAAAGGCAAATGCCCGTGTTTTGAGAGATGCTAGCGGCATTTCTACTCAAGGTGGATATTACATGGCGGCGCGAAAGTTTGCTACAGAAAATCCCAAATTAGTGCGATTAATCCTTGAGGAAGTAGATAACACAGGTCAATGGGCTGACAAAAATCGAGCGGAAGCTGTAAAACTTATTGCTCCTCATCTGAAAATTGATCAAGATATTTTAACAACAATGGTTGAAAGACGAAATTACGGTTTAAGACCAATTACTCCACAAATCATGGAGAATCAACAGAAAATTGCCGATTTATTTGCTCAAGAAAAAATAATTCCTAAATCTATAAATATTCAGGAAGCGATGCTGACTACTGAACAATATGCAGCCATCACACCGGAAACTATTAGTCAGAAATAG
- a CDS encoding dienelactone hydrolase family protein produces the protein MTNTEIRTTQVKVPNGDLQIDAYLAEPAKKGTFPAVIVIQEIFGVNIHIREVAEKFALEGYVAIAPTLFQRTAPGFEAGYNPEDIQKGRQYKEQTKADEILSDVQAAIAYLKALPNVQADAIGSIGFCFGGHVVYLAATLPDIKVTASFYGGGITNSTPGGGEPTITRTPDIKSPIYAFFGLEDQGIPLEHTQQIEAELKKYHIPHAIFRYEGAGHGFFCNHRASYNSEAAADAWKNVVELFQKNLQLQTV, from the coding sequence ATGACAAACACAGAAATTCGCACTACTCAGGTAAAAGTCCCCAACGGTGATTTACAAATTGACGCTTACTTAGCTGAGCCAGCAAAAAAGGGAACTTTCCCAGCGGTGATTGTGATTCAGGAAATCTTTGGGGTAAACATACACATTCGGGAAGTCGCCGAGAAATTTGCCCTAGAGGGGTATGTGGCGATCGCTCCGACTTTATTTCAACGCACTGCTCCCGGTTTCGAGGCTGGATACAATCCTGAAGATATCCAAAAAGGGAGACAATATAAGGAGCAGACCAAAGCAGACGAAATATTGAGTGATGTTCAGGCTGCGATCGCTTATTTGAAAGCTCTCCCAAATGTGCAAGCAGATGCGATCGGTTCCATAGGTTTCTGCTTTGGTGGCCACGTCGTTTACTTAGCTGCCACATTACCAGATATTAAAGTTACAGCTTCCTTTTATGGTGGTGGGATTACAAACTCAACTCCCGGCGGTGGAGAACCAACCATCACACGCACTCCCGATATTAAAAGCCCCATCTATGCATTCTTCGGTCTTGAAGATCAAGGAATTCCCTTAGAACACACACAACAGATTGAAGCTGAATTAAAAAAATATCATATTCCCCATGCAATCTTCCGCTACGAGGGAGCAGGACATGGCTTTTTCTGCAACCATCGCGCTAGCTATAATTCCGAAGCTGCTGCTGATGCTTGGAAAAACGTTGTAGAACTTTTCCAAAAGAATCTTCAGCTGCAAACTGTTTAA
- a CDS encoding GNAT family N-acetyltransferase, whose protein sequence is MDNSIIFVRQSAAYIAKKLNSSDEKILQHLFEQCTDYAIMTDGHPPLSSAAADEFLALPEGKTIEDKFIFGLFAPDDTLVGMLESIRDYPDEKSWWIGLMMLATEYRGKGLGSQFYQAYESWVAQQEAQSVFLAVLQENQSGFTFWQNLGFEVIRIAPPQEFGNKIHPRYVLQRQVTKGD, encoded by the coding sequence ATGGATAATTCAATCATATTTGTACGACAAAGTGCTGCCTACATAGCGAAAAAACTAAACTCTAGTGATGAAAAAATTCTTCAGCACCTTTTTGAGCAATGTACTGACTACGCCATTATGACAGATGGACATCCGCCTCTATCTTCTGCTGCCGCTGATGAATTTTTAGCTTTACCTGAAGGTAAAACTATAGAAGATAAATTTATATTTGGTTTGTTTGCTCCAGATGATACCCTTGTGGGAATGCTGGAAAGCATTCGGGATTATCCTGATGAAAAAAGTTGGTGGATAGGGTTAATGATGTTGGCTACAGAATACCGAGGGAAAGGATTAGGCTCTCAATTTTACCAAGCTTATGAAAGTTGGGTGGCACAGCAGGAAGCGCAATCTGTATTTTTGGCTGTTCTGCAAGAAAATCAGTCAGGATTCACTTTTTGGCAGAACCTGGGTTTTGAAGTGATACGCATAGCACCACCCCAGGAATTTGGAAACAAAATTCATCCGCGCTATGTGCTGCAGCGACAGGTGACTAAAGGTGACTAA
- a CDS encoding DUF3131 domain-containing protein: MSSDFQPPPKSLSILASVGGVVTAVIAIAGFNFWSGQLSRSSPEKPEISTSQAASQPKEPIQSTPFTAQETETIAKLDATSVVLPGEPIAPNQLTIAITPYVAPGAGSLTKEEIATARQAWSYFQRNWNDETGLVNSVDGFASVTMWDQAAAIAALVSARELNIVPAAEFEAKMTKMLKTLASLPLYKEELPNKVYNAKTLIPVNYGQLEKREEIGWSAIDLGRMAIWLKIVGAKYPQMRSLSNDVWKHWQVKRLTKNGQMYGTAVIKGKEQYNQEGRLGYENYAAYGLNLWGLDVKKALDYQSHTAFVNLYGQGIPYDRRDYKKSEANNYVLSEPYILDGIETGFQALPKAYADRILAAQESRYQATKQLTAVTEDNLDRAPYFVYSSLFVNGEPWATITDTRQQRNDLRFLSAKASVGWHVLYNTAYTRNLFDFVQANLKSKDGWYNGFYESLRQPNKALTANNNGVILESLLYKQVGQPLTVWAGVKRSNKLN; the protein is encoded by the coding sequence ATGAGTTCTGATTTTCAACCCCCACCTAAAAGTTTGTCCATACTGGCTTCCGTAGGAGGAGTGGTGACTGCTGTCATCGCGATCGCTGGTTTTAATTTTTGGTCTGGGCAACTTTCTCGAAGTTCTCCAGAAAAACCTGAAATATCAACATCCCAAGCTGCTTCACAACCAAAGGAACCCATACAAAGCACTCCTTTTACTGCTCAAGAAACTGAAACAATTGCCAAACTTGACGCTACATCTGTGGTTTTACCAGGTGAACCCATTGCTCCCAACCAATTAACCATCGCCATCACTCCTTATGTTGCCCCTGGTGCAGGATCGTTAACAAAAGAAGAAATTGCAACTGCCCGTCAGGCTTGGTCATACTTCCAGCGCAACTGGAATGACGAAACTGGCTTGGTTAATTCTGTTGATGGCTTTGCCTCGGTGACTATGTGGGATCAGGCAGCAGCGATCGCCGCCTTAGTCAGTGCTAGAGAACTCAATATCGTGCCTGCGGCTGAATTTGAAGCCAAAATGACCAAAATGTTGAAAACACTGGCATCTCTGCCGTTATACAAAGAGGAACTACCCAACAAGGTCTACAACGCAAAAACCCTCATACCCGTTAATTATGGTCAACTAGAAAAACGGGAAGAAATTGGTTGGTCTGCCATTGATTTGGGGCGAATGGCAATCTGGCTAAAGATTGTTGGTGCAAAGTATCCCCAAATGCGATCGCTCTCCAATGATGTTTGGAAACATTGGCAAGTCAAGCGTCTCACCAAAAATGGGCAAATGTATGGTACTGCCGTCATCAAAGGTAAAGAACAATACAACCAAGAAGGTCGCTTGGGCTACGAGAATTATGCTGCCTATGGTCTGAACCTTTGGGGCTTGGATGTTAAAAAAGCCTTGGATTATCAGTCCCATACTGCTTTTGTAAATCTTTACGGACAAGGAATTCCTTACGACCGACGTGACTATAAAAAATCTGAAGCTAATAACTACGTTTTGAGCGAGCCTTATATTTTAGATGGTATTGAAACTGGGTTTCAAGCTTTGCCTAAAGCCTACGCCGATAGAATTTTAGCTGCTCAAGAATCTCGCTATCAAGCGACAAAACAATTAACAGCCGTCACTGAAGACAACTTGGATCGCGCTCCTTACTTTGTTTACAGCAGTTTGTTTGTCAATGGAGAACCTTGGGCTACCATCACAGACACTCGACAACAGCGTAATGATTTGCGCTTTTTAAGTGCTAAGGCATCAGTCGGTTGGCACGTGCTTTATAACACTGCTTATACGCGTAATTTATTTGATTTTGTCCAAGCCAACCTCAAGTCAAAAGATGGTTGGTACAACGGTTTCTATGAATCTCTGCGTCAGCCGAATAAAGCTCTAACAGCCAATAATAATGGCGTGATTTTAGAGAGTTTGCTTTACAAACAAGTCGGACAACCGCTTACCGTTTGGGCAGGAGTTAAGAGAAGTAACAAGTTAAATTAA
- a CDS encoding ACT domain-containing protein, with the protein MSGETELSTLIKGMKPQLQPGEYVFCTVPVDRVPTNIEPVCVFREAEGTTLIITKQQADKLSIPYSFVAAWITLTIHSSLEAVGLTAAISHKLAIAGISCNLVAAYYHDHLFVRCQDAQRTMEILTLMSKDETQKI; encoded by the coding sequence ATGAGTGGAGAGACAGAACTATCAACTTTGATTAAAGGGATGAAACCCCAATTACAACCTGGTGAATATGTGTTTTGCACTGTACCTGTGGATCGAGTCCCAACAAATATAGAACCAGTTTGCGTATTTCGAGAAGCAGAAGGTACGACATTAATTATTACAAAACAGCAAGCGGATAAGCTTTCGATTCCTTATTCTTTTGTAGCAGCATGGATCACATTGACTATTCATTCGTCACTGGAGGCAGTCGGTCTGACGGCGGCAATTTCTCACAAGTTAGCAATAGCTGGTATAAGTTGTAATTTGGTTGCTGCCTATTATCACGATCATTTGTTTGTCAGATGCCAAGATGCACAACGTACTATGGAAATTCTCACTTTAATGAGCAAGGATGAAACACAGAAAATTTGA